Genomic window (Caldinitratiruptor microaerophilus):
AGTCGAGCGCCCCCCGGAAGATGCCGGGGAAGCAGAGCAGGTTGTTCACCTGGTTCGGGTAGTCGCTGCGCCCCGTCGCCAGCACCCGCACGTGCGGGGCGGCCACCTCGGGCTCGATCTCCGGTTCGGGGTTGGCCATCGCGAAGACGATGGGGTCCTTGGCCATGCGCCGGAGGTGCCCCACGTTGAGCACCCCGGGGCCCGACACCCCGACGAACACGTCGGCCCCGTCGATCGCGTCCGCCAGGTTGCCCGTGATCCCCTCCGGATTCGTGTGCTGGGCGATCCACGTCCACATCGGGTTCTGCGGGTACTCCTTGCCCCGCTCGATGATCCCCATGCGGTCAACGCCGATCACGTTCTGCACGCCGGCCTCGAGCAGGAGCCGGATGACCGCCGACCCGGCGGCGCCGATCCCCACCACTACCACCTTCAGGTCCTCCAGGCGCTTGCCCACCAGCTTCACGGCGTTCAGGAGCCCCGCCAGGACGACCACGGCCGTGCCGTGCTGGTCGTCGTGGAAGACCGGGATGTCCAGTTCCTCTTTCAGCCGCTCCTCGATGTAGAAGCAGCGCGGCGAGGAGATGTCCTCGAGGTTAATGCCGCCGAAGCCGGGGGCCAGGCGCTTCACGATCTGGACGATCTCGTCGGGGTCCTTCGTGTCCAGGCAGATGGGCACGGCGTCCACGTTGGCGAACTGCTTGAACAGCATCGCCTTGCCCTCCATCACCGGGAGGGCGGCCGCCGGGCCGATGTCCCCGAGCCCCAGCACCGCGGTGCCGTCGGTGACGACGGCGACCGTGTTGCGCTTCATCGTGAGGGAGAACACCTTGGCAGGGTCCTGGTGGATGGCCTGGCACACCCGCGCCACGCCGGGCGTGTACACCATGGACAGGTCGTCCCGGTTCTTCACCGGGATCTTGGGCGTGACCTCGATCTTGCCGCCGAGATGGGCAAGGAAGACGCGGTCGGAGACGTTGATGACCCGGACGCCGGGCAGCGCCGAGACCGCAGCCACCACGCGCTCGCCCTGGTCGGGGCTGTCCACCCCGACGGTCACGTCGCGGACAACCGACTCCTTGCCGGCCTGGATGAGGTCGACGGCCATGATGTCCCCGCCGGCGGCACCGATGGCCGTGGCCACATAGCCGAAAATGCTGTGCGTGTTCTTGATCTCGAGTCGCAGGATGAGCCGAATCCCGCCTGCTCGCTCGAAGGCCAAGGCATGAGCCCCCTCGGTGGGAACCGAATCCGTGGACTGGCCGGACGATCGTTCACGGACCGATTCTACCTCAGGCAAAACCTGTTTGTCATCGGGGAGGGTCACGGTTGGCCGGCCCTCCCGAACTCGCGCTTATCCCGGCCGGCGACCCGCCCGGGAGGCCCGAGCCGGCTCACCGGCCCTGCCTGTTCGGGCAGTCCGCACGTTTTGACGGTAGCGACATAACATGGTGACCGACAACACACGGGACCCCTGCAGCTCTCCTGCGAACACCGAAAGGCGGGGTCATGCGTGACGGTCACCGCTCCAGTGCTCTTCCTGCTCCTCCTGGGCGCCCTCGGGCTCGCGCTGGCGGCCGGGGCGGCCCCGGGTCACCTCTGGCTCCCCGTCCTCCAGGCGGTCTACGCGCGGTACCGGAGGCGCCTCTCGGGGAACAACCGCCTCTCCGTGCTCCTGCGGGGCCGGCGCGTGATTCTCCTGTTCTCCCCCGGCTGCCCGCCAGGGCGCTGCCTCGAACTGGCCCGGGCGATGGGCGCCCGGGACTCTCGCTTCCTGCCCCTGGTTCACGGCGTGGCCTGCCGCCTCCCCTCCCGGGCTTTGCGCCGCGTCCCCGGTGGCCTGGCGATCTCGGAGGCCCGGGCGCGGGCCGATACCCGGGCGATGCTCGTCCACGTGGAGGACGACGTCCCGATCTTCGCCTCGGACCTTCCGTTCCTGGACTGGCTGTGCCGCCGCCGCACCCTGTCCGGGCAGCAGGTACCGTGGGGCGTGGAGCGCATCGAGGCCCCCGCCGCCTGGCCCCAATCCCGGGGTGAGGGCGTGCGGGTGGCCGTGATGGACACGGGGATCGACCTGCGCCATCCGGACCTCCAGGACCGCCTGCGGCCGGGCTACAACGCGCTGCGGCCGGGCAGCCGTCCTCAGGACGACAACGGCCACGGGACCCACGTCGCCGGGACCGTGGCCGCCACCGACAACGGGATCGGGGTGGTGGGCGTTGCCCCCCGCGCCCTCCTGCACCCCGTCAAGGTGCTCGACCGGTGGGGCAGCGGTCTCCTGTCGGACCTGGTCGAGGGCATGCGCTGGTGCGCGGAGAACGGCATGCAGGTCGTGAACATGAGCTTCGGCACGACCCAGGACAGCCGTACCCTGCGCGAGGCGGTCCGCCGCCTCCGCGACGCCGGCGCCGTGATCGTCGCGGCGGCCGGCAACGAGGGCCCGCCCGGCGAGGGTCAGCGCTCGAGCGTCACCTATCCCGCCCGCTACCCGGAGGTCATCGCGGTGAGCGCGGTGGATGTGGAGGACCACACCGCCCGCTTCAGCAGCCGCGGGCCCGAGGTGGACGTGGCGGCGCCGGGCGTCGGCATTCCCTCCACCTGGCCCGGGGGACGGTACCGCTCGCTGAGCGGCACCTCGATGGCCGCCCCGCATGTGTCGGGGGTGGCCGCCCTCGTGCTGGCGGCCGGGGGCGACCTGTCTCCGGACGAGGTGCGGGCCCGAATCACCGGCACGGCAGAGGATCTCGGCCTGCCCCCGGCCGAACAGGGTGCCGGGCTCGTGAACGCCCGCCGGGCGGTGGCCGGGTAACGATCCCCCCGGAGGACGCGCAGAGGCGAGACCCGCTGCCGCAGGGGCGCGGGTCTCGCCTTTCCGTCACCTCAGTGCTGATGGTGCTGGACGGCCTGGCGCAGGGCGGAGATGAACATCGACTCGGGTACCCGGCCTTCGAACGAATGCACGTGATCGCCGACCTTGATGATCGTCTTGGGGACGGCGTACACGCTGTGTTCCCGCGAGTAGTCGGGGAACTCGGCGGCGTCGATCATCGCCCCGCGGATGCGAGGGTTCACCATGGCCGCCATGTGAGCCATGCGCACGGCATGGGGGCAGTGCGGTCAGGTGGGGGTCGTGAACACCTCCAGGACCACGTCCTGCTGGATCGCCTGGATCGCCGCCCGGCCCTGCTGGCTCAGGTCGTCCTTGCCGGTCGACAGGTCGACGATGTCCTCCAGGAGCGGCATGAACTCCCGGCCCAGCGGGGCCCCGTAGAAGCGGATCCCGCGGTCGCGCCCCTCGGGGTCCAGCAGCAGGAGCGCCGGAAGGCGGTCGATCACGTACTGCGCTGCCTCCGGGCTGCCCGCCGCGTACTCCTCGAAGGAAAGCTTGTCGGTCAGCTCGGCCAGCTCGCCCATGAGCTCCCGGGTGGCATCCACGTACGGGTTCCCGCCGCCGGGCTCGGCGACCAGGATGGCCTTCACCGGCCGCTGGAGCTGCCCGAAGTAGGCCCGGACCTGGTTCTTGTTCGCCTCGGTCATGATCGGCACCGGCAACACCTCCTCTGCCTCGTGATCACCGGTGCCCACGGAGGATGGCCCACGCCCTCCCCCGGCCGCGACCGAGCCCCGGCTTGCCCTTCACCCTATCACCGGGGCGCGGGGCTGTCAAGGCGCGCCACCACCGCGTCGCCCATCTCCGCGGTGGACACCAGCCGCGTGCCCTCCTCGCGGATGTCGGGGGTCCGGTAGCCGTCCCTCAACGCCGCCGCCACGGCGGCCTGCACGGCGTCCGCCGCCCCGGGTTGGTCCAGCGAGTACCGCAGGAGCATCTCGACGCAGAGGATCGCCGCCAGCGGGTTGGCCACGCCCTTGCCCGCGATGTCCGGGGCGGTACCGTGGATGGGCTCGTAGAGCCCCGCGCGGCCGCTGCCCAGGCTGGCGGACGGCAACAGGCCGATGGACCCCGCCAGGGTCGAGGCTTCGTCCGTCAGTATGTCCCCGAACGTGTTCTCCGTCACGATGACGTCGAACTGGCGCGGGTTCCGGATGAGCTGCATGGCACAGTTGTCCACGTACATGTGGCTCAGCTGCACATCGGGGTACTCCCGGGCCACCTCTTCCGCCAGCTCGCGCCAGCGGCGGGAGGTCGCCATCACGTTCGCCTTGTCGACCGAGACCACCCGTCCCCGGCGCCGGCGGGCCGCCTGCAGCGCCACGTGGAGGACACGGCGGATCTCCGCGTCCGTGTAGACGCAGGTGTCGATCGTCCGGTCCCCGTCCCGGCCCTTGGGCTGGCCGAAGTACAGGCCGCCCGTCAGCTCGCGGACGATCAGGATGTCGACGCCACCCTCCAAGATCTCCGGCCGGAGAGGCGAGGTGTGCAGGAGCGGCTCCCACGTGACCACGGGCCGCAGGTTGGCGAAGAGGTCGAGTTCCTTGCGCAGACCGAGGATCCCGCGCTCGGGGCGCTTCTCGAGCGGGAGGTGGTCCCACTTGTCCCCCCCCACCGCGCCGAAGAGGATGGCGTCCGCCCAGCGGGCGAGTTCGAGGGTTTCCGGGGGCAGCGGGTCGCCGGTCGCATCGTACGCCGCCCCGCCGACCAGGCCCTCGCGGACCTCGAACGAGAGCCCGTGGCGCTCGCCGACGGCGCGGAGGACCTTGAGCGCCTCCGCCGTGACCTCGGGGCCGATGCCGTCGCCGGGCAGGACCGCAATCCGGTACGTCTGAGTCATGTGCGAAGCCTCCTGCAAGATGGCGGCTGATAGGATGGATACCAGTCTCTTGCCCATTCGGCAGCGCGGGCGCGGTTCCTCCCGCGGACGAACCCCGCCGGGGCCCAGATGGACGGTCCCGCGTTCCCCCCAGTGAACCTCCAGTGGACGACCGGTTCGGACTGACCCCGGCCCGCCAGAATGAGCAGAAGCCTCATGCCGCACGAAGAACCGATCGGCCGGTCCCTCCGGGGACCGGCCTGGTGGATCGCGTTCCTCCGGCCTTCGGCGGGCCGTCTTCAGTCCGCTGCGGCGCTGCTCGAGGAGCTCGACGAGCTGGAATCCGACTTGGACCCGGAGCTCGTGTTCCCCCACTTCTTGCCCACGCCGTGGTGGCCGTTCTCCAGGCCGTGGGCCGCGAACACGGAGATCAGCTTCCGCGCCCCGACGTG
Coding sequences:
- a CDS encoding NAD-dependent malic enzyme, yielding MAFERAGGIRLILRLEIKNTHSIFGYVATAIGAAGGDIMAVDLIQAGKESVVRDVTVGVDSPDQGERVVAAVSALPGVRVINVSDRVFLAHLGGKIEVTPKIPVKNRDDLSMVYTPGVARVCQAIHQDPAKVFSLTMKRNTVAVVTDGTAVLGLGDIGPAAALPVMEGKAMLFKQFANVDAVPICLDTKDPDEIVQIVKRLAPGFGGINLEDISSPRCFYIEERLKEELDIPVFHDDQHGTAVVVLAGLLNAVKLVGKRLEDLKVVVVGIGAAGSAVIRLLLEAGVQNVIGVDRMGIIERGKEYPQNPMWTWIAQHTNPEGITGNLADAIDGADVFVGVSGPGVLNVGHLRRMAKDPIVFAMANPEPEIEPEVAAPHVRVLATGRSDYPNQVNNLLCFPGIFRGALDCRARTINEEMKLAAARAIAGVVSDAELSEEYIIPSVFNRRVVDAVSQAVIEAAYATGVARRERRDVVRDGRYPEAVSGRSGD
- a CDS encoding S8 family peptidase, producing the protein MTVTAPVLFLLLLGALGLALAAGAAPGHLWLPVLQAVYARYRRRLSGNNRLSVLLRGRRVILLFSPGCPPGRCLELARAMGARDSRFLPLVHGVACRLPSRALRRVPGGLAISEARARADTRAMLVHVEDDVPIFASDLPFLDWLCRRRTLSGQQVPWGVERIEAPAAWPQSRGEGVRVAVMDTGIDLRHPDLQDRLRPGYNALRPGSRPQDDNGHGTHVAGTVAATDNGIGVVGVAPRALLHPVKVLDRWGSGLLSDLVEGMRWCAENGMQVVNMSFGTTQDSRTLREAVRRLRDAGAVIVAAAGNEGPPGEGQRSSVTYPARYPEVIAVSAVDVEDHTARFSSRGPEVDVAAPGVGIPSTWPGGRYRSLSGTSMAAPHVSGVAALVLAAGGDLSPDEVRARITGTAEDLGLPPAEQGAGLVNARRAVAG
- the leuB gene encoding 3-isopropylmalate dehydrogenase, whose amino-acid sequence is MTQTYRIAVLPGDGIGPEVTAEALKVLRAVGERHGLSFEVREGLVGGAAYDATGDPLPPETLELARWADAILFGAVGGDKWDHLPLEKRPERGILGLRKELDLFANLRPVVTWEPLLHTSPLRPEILEGGVDILIVRELTGGLYFGQPKGRDGDRTIDTCVYTDAEIRRVLHVALQAARRRRGRVVSVDKANVMATSRRWRELAEEVAREYPDVQLSHMYVDNCAMQLIRNPRQFDVIVTENTFGDILTDEASTLAGSIGLLPSASLGSGRAGLYEPIHGTAPDIAGKGVANPLAAILCVEMLLRYSLDQPGAADAVQAAVAAALRDGYRTPDIREEGTRLVSTAEMGDAVVARLDSPAPR
- a CDS encoding FmdB family zinc ribbon protein: MPIYEFRCENCGHVFEELCRFDEDGAGRKCPQCGHVGARKLISVFAAHGLENGHHGVGKKWGNTSSGSKSDSSSSSSSSSAAAD